CTGACAATCCGACGATCACCGACGATGGCGTCACAGACGGGATCTCGAGAGTTGCGACTCTCAGCCATGTGAGCCTCACCGGGGCCGAGTGGGAAGAACTGGCCCGTCACCTTATCCAGAAGCACGAAATCGAAGGAGAAACGAAATGAGCACCGAGACCGTTGCAACCGATGACGTCAGCCAGACTGACGCAACCACTGAGGGTGTCGTTTCAAACGCGACCCCTGAGCCTGGCGAGCAGAACGAACCCGAGCAGACCGAGGACACGCAAACCCCAGAGGAACTGGCCAAGGCCGACGCTTCCCGGTACAGGCACCGTCTACGTGACACCGAGGCCGAACGCGACACTCTCGCAGGACAGCTGAAGACCGCGCGCGGAAACATCGTGGAGCACATGCTGAGCAACAGCCCCGCAACTCTCGACGCGCTCACCGCAGCCGGTTACGAGATCGACTCGCTGCTCGACGACGATGGCAACATCGACCAGGGCAAGCTCGACGAAGCCGCGCAGGCGACATGCAAGCGGTTCAACATCAACTTCTCTCGACCATCCAGCCACGCAATGTCACGCGCGAACAGGGTGAGGCTTGAGCCCGAACCGGACTTCGCAAACGCGTTCACACCCAAAGCGAGATAACCACCTGAAAGCCCGGTAGACTGTATACCGAACGGTCTACCGGGCCAGGTGCCCCACCACCGTTCACGCAGCCCCAGGGGGCCCGCACGGAACGGCCAGGAGCCACCGCGCAGAAGATCAATTCATTACTTCTACGAGGTGGCTTCACTCATGCCACCGGAAAGGCCAAATCATGGCTACCGAAACAACCCTCACAAGCGCCCGAGCATGGGCACCCGACCTGCAAGCATTCGCACCCCGCGACGTCGTCAATGACGCGATCATTATGCAGGCATCCACCATCGCCGGAAGCGTCGAGGGCGACCAGCCCGCAGTACGTGTCGCCTTCGTCGACGATGCAGCCGCAACGTTCACCGCCGAAGGCGCAGACATTGCCGAATCAGACCCAACACTCGACGAGGTACTCGTCTACACGGCAAAGATCACGCAGCTCGTGAAACTCTCACGCGAACAGTGGACACAGGCCAACACAGCAACCGAGCTCTCCGAGTCCGTGCGCCGTGCGGTGACGAAGAAAGCTAACGAGGCGTTCCTCACGCAGGCAGCACCCACATCGCCTGCAGTGACCCCACCCGCCGGTCTCATCAACATCGCCGGCATTGAAGACGGCGGCGCAGTAGCTGACGACCTCGACGGGCTGATCGACCTGATCGCCGCACTCGAGGACAACGGCGGCAACCCGTCACACATCATCGTGTCACCCACCTCATGGGCATCACTGCGGAAGTTCAAGACCGGCACCGCATCGGCACAGTCCCTCCTCGGTGCAGGCACCAACGATGCAGAGCGACGACTGCTCGACCTGCCCGTGCTCGTCTCGTCAGCCATGACCGGCGGCAACGGCGTCGTCGTCGACAAGTCAGCAGTCGCATCAGCAGTCGGCCAGGTCATGGTCGGCAGCAGCGAACACGTCTACTTCAACAGCGACAACATTGCGTTGCGCTGCACATGGAGACTCGGCTGGAACGTCGTCCACCCTGACCGCATCGGCAAGTTCAGCGTCACTGCCCCGACCGAGGCGTAAGCACCCTCTGAGCGCCCGTCAGCGACACGCTGGCGGGCGTTCCCCGCACCCAGGGGCAACAACATCATGACTAAGACATATCGCAACGACAGCGCCTACGTGAAGAAACGCGATGCACTGTTCAGGCAAGGCCGCAAGAACGGTATCGGCTGCCACATCTGCGGCAAGCCCATCGACTATAACCTCGACTGGAAACACCCCATGTCGAAGACCGCTGACCACATCAACCCCATCGCCAACGGCGGCAAGATGACAGGCGAACTCAGACTCGCCCACAGATCATGCAACTCCAGGCGCGGAACGAAACCACTCAACACCATCACCCAAGTGCCAAGCCCCAAGACCTCACGCAAATGGTGACGGAACGAAACCGCAGGTGATAGGCCATAAGCCCCTCTCGGCCCCCCGAGTCGTCCCCCTCGGCTTAGTCGGCTTTTTTGCACACGGGTCTACCACGGCTCTACCATCTGATTTTTAGTTACCACTTGATGCTTCCAGAGCCTCAGATCGTTGATATTCCGGGGTCTTATAGGGCTTGTCTACCGTCTCAAGTGGTAGAAGATACTGAAGTCTGACACCGAATGTCAGACCGTCAAATCGTGCACGCACATGTGCGACTAAGCCGTGGATGGCGCGACCCCTCCCTGAGAGGGAGGGGGCCGTCGTCTCTGTGATGTGCCGTGGACACAAAATGGACACAGACGCTCGAAAATGACCCCTATTTGTCGTTCGCCCAATAATTCAAGATCGCCGTAAACACGCGGAAGTTGCGGGATCGTCGCGATGCTAAGTGGCAGGGTAAAGGGTTCGAATCCCAGTGGGGGCACCCGTCGTGCTGCAGTACACTCGGCGAATGAATGAACTCACCGACGAGGAATTTACTCGACTGTATGGGGCGTGGGCCGGGCATACACCGAAGGATGCCGCCGACGCTTTCTCCGAGTACGACGGTACGTGGTGGATCGCCGGGGGCTGGGCAATCGAGGCATTTACCGGTGTCTCTCGCCCGCACGATGACATCGATGTCTCCGTGTTCACGAGCGATCTCCCCCGACTTCGCCGATTTCTCGACGGCCGCCTCGATGCATGGACGGCTGCCTCCGGCGCCCTTGCGCCACTTCTGCCCGGCGATAGGCCGAATTGCGACGCTGTCGACGTGCTCCCGGAGGGCAGTACCCAGCTATGGACCCGTGCCGGCGCAGCATCCGCCTGGGAATTCGACATTCTGTTGTCACCCGGTGACGAGCGCACCTGGGTATATAAACGCGACCCCGCACTGAGGATGCCACTCAGTGATGCTTTGTGGGAGCGCAACGGAGTGCAGTATTTGCGGCCGGAGATTCAGCTGCTCTACAAAGCGAAGGGCGACAGACCCAAGGACCGCGCGGACCTCGAGACCGTGCTGCCACGTCTCGAGGCCTCGCGGCGGTCATGGTTCGTCGACGCGCTGCACCGCACCGACCCTCGGCATCCCTGGCTGACGGCTCTCGGCACGAGCTGACCGGGCGGCGCGGCTCAGCGGAACGCTGCTGCAGTGGTCACCTCCAGCGGCTCGGCGAAGAACCGCAGTTCGTGCTCGGCCGAGACCCGGAACGCGCGCCACATGCGATCGCGTGTCGCTGCATCCGTCTCTGCCGCGCAGCGCGAGACTATCTCAATAGCACGCGCGCTCGCCTCAGAGAACGTCGGGTCCTCGTATGTGCTCAGCCATGGCATGTACGGAGTGTCCCTGACGGCGTTGGGTAGCATTCGGGTTCCCACGTCAACGTAAATCCAGTAGCAGGGAAGCAGCGCGGCAATGAGTACGGCGTATGACTCGCGCGTGGCCGTGGCAGCGAGGTGATCGGTGTACGCTGTCGTCGCGGGCGCCTTTGATGCGGCATCCACAATCGACAGGTCGCCAAGGAAGTGCGCGTGTACCGCCGTTTCGCCAGCCAGCGCGTTGAGCGCTCCCGATGCCCAGAATTCTTGTTCGCTCGTTGTCGGCGCAAGCGCGCTGGCCGTTGCAAGCATGCGGGAGTAGTCGCGCAGATACAGAGTGTCTTGCACCAGGTAATGGCGGAACGCGTCCATCTCGAGACTGCCGTCGACGAGCCCGGTGATGAAGGCCAAGTCGTCGATGTCAGTGCGCACGTCGGCGATGCCGCTCCACCATTGCTCGGCGATCTCGGCTGCCGTCGGCGGCATTGCAGCGCGCCGCCGGAGCGAGGCAAAGTGATCGACGGGTCCGTTGCCGCTTCCCACGTTCAAACGCGAACCCTGACGGATGCTGTCGGCCAGCCAGTGCTTCGCACGCTCGAGGGCGCTCGCCCACTCGCCCGTCTGCGCCTGTAGCGTCGCGATCGCCGACGAGAGTGAGCATCCGGTTCCGTGAGTGTTTGCGGTGTGGATGCGGGCCGCAGAGAATTCGGCGACGACGCCCGTCGCCGAGACGAGGGCGTCGCGCACGACGTCGCCGGCCGAATGGCCTCCCTTGGCGAGCACGAGAACGTCGTAGCGCTCAGCCACAGAGCGGGCTTGCGCGATCACGTCGGGCCAGGCGCGAACCGGAGGCTCGCCGGCGAGAACGGCAAGTTCGGGAATGTTGGGCGTCACGAGATCAGCGTGGCGCAGCATCCTGCCGAGTGCCTCTTCGGCCGAAGAATCGAGCAGTCTGTCGCCGCTCGTTGCCACCATCACCGGATCAACGACCACGGTGGGCACATGTGATCGTGCGAGCCAACCGTCGACAACATCGATGTACTCGGAGGTCGCGAGCATTCCGATCTTTACGGCGTCGATCACCACGTCGTCGCTCACGGCATCGAGCTGCTCGGCAAGAAAATCGGCCGGCGGCATGTGCACCGACCTCACCCCTCGGGTGTTCTGTGCCACGAGTGCTGTGACGACGGCCATGCCGTATCCGCCGTTCGCTGCAATGGATTTGAGGTCGGACTGAATGCCCGCCCCACCTGTCGGGTCTGTGCCCGCGATGCTGAGCACCCGGGGAATCTGCGCCCTGAGGCCCGTGCCGCCTGTGGCAGAATGTGCGGCATCTGCGCGCGGCAGAATGGACGTAGGGGCAGGTGTTTCTGGCGTACGCGTCATGCGCGACATCCCTTCGCTAGTACGAGCTAGATCAGGTTCAACGGGTTTGCTCTCAGCCCGTGTGGGCACCCCGTGTCACTTGTGACGGCCACTCTACCTGACGACGCTCACGCGTCGGCATAGCAGCGGGCGATGGCCACATCGAGAGGGAAATCGACGGGAAAGTCACCGAAGAGACCGCGCCCCGCGGCATCCGCCGACTCTTGAACGGCATTCGCGACGAGCGTAGCCGTCTGCTCGGGTGCATGGATGACGAGTTCGTCGTGCAGGAAGTACACGATATGCGGATGCTGTTCGCCGCTGCCGAGTGCGAAAAGTCGGTGCCGCAGCTCGGCCATCCAGCACAGTGCCCACTCGGCGGCCGTTCCTTGTGCCACGAAGTTGCGCGTGAAGCGGCCCCAATCGCGTGCTGCGCTGCGGCCAGCGCGCTCCTGAGCGGCCGTCGCGGTCACTTGGGTGCCCGCGCGAGTGACTGACGTCCACGCATCGGAGGGCAACGGGGAGCTTCGGCCGAGCCACGTGGTCACCTGCTCGCCTCGTTCGCCGGCCCTGGCTGCCGTCTCGACAAGACCCGTGGCTCGTGGATACGTGCGCAGCAGCCGGGGCATGAGCCGTGCGCTCTCGCCCGTGGTGGCCCCGTAGAGGGCGCCGA
The Paramicrobacterium chengjingii DNA segment above includes these coding regions:
- a CDS encoding phage major capsid protein is translated as MATETTLTSARAWAPDLQAFAPRDVVNDAIIMQASTIAGSVEGDQPAVRVAFVDDAAATFTAEGADIAESDPTLDEVLVYTAKITQLVKLSREQWTQANTATELSESVRRAVTKKANEAFLTQAAPTSPAVTPPAGLINIAGIEDGGAVADDLDGLIDLIAALEDNGGNPSHIIVSPTSWASLRKFKTGTASAQSLLGAGTNDAERRLLDLPVLVSSAMTGGNGVVVDKSAVASAVGQVMVGSSEHVYFNSDNIALRCTWRLGWNVVHPDRIGKFSVTAPTEA
- a CDS encoding HNH endonuclease, with amino-acid sequence MTKTYRNDSAYVKKRDALFRQGRKNGIGCHICGKPIDYNLDWKHPMSKTADHINPIANGGKMTGELRLAHRSCNSRRGTKPLNTITQVPSPKTSRKW
- the thiD gene encoding bifunctional hydroxymethylpyrimidine kinase/phosphomethylpyrimidine kinase; translation: MTRTPETPAPTSILPRADAAHSATGGTGLRAQIPRVLSIAGTDPTGGAGIQSDLKSIAANGGYGMAVVTALVAQNTRGVRSVHMPPADFLAEQLDAVSDDVVIDAVKIGMLATSEYIDVVDGWLARSHVPTVVVDPVMVATSGDRLLDSSAEEALGRMLRHADLVTPNIPELAVLAGEPPVRAWPDVIAQARSVAERYDVLVLAKGGHSAGDVVRDALVSATGVVAEFSAARIHTANTHGTGCSLSSAIATLQAQTGEWASALERAKHWLADSIRQGSRLNVGSGNGPVDHFASLRRRAAMPPTAAEIAEQWWSGIADVRTDIDDLAFITGLVDGSLEMDAFRHYLVQDTLYLRDYSRMLATASALAPTTSEQEFWASGALNALAGETAVHAHFLGDLSIVDAASKAPATTAYTDHLAATATRESYAVLIAALLPCYWIYVDVGTRMLPNAVRDTPYMPWLSTYEDPTFSEASARAIEIVSRCAAETDAATRDRMWRAFRVSAEHELRFFAEPLEVTTAAAFR
- a CDS encoding nucleotidyltransferase domain-containing protein yields the protein MNELTDEEFTRLYGAWAGHTPKDAADAFSEYDGTWWIAGGWAIEAFTGVSRPHDDIDVSVFTSDLPRLRRFLDGRLDAWTAASGALAPLLPGDRPNCDAVDVLPEGSTQLWTRAGAASAWEFDILLSPGDERTWVYKRDPALRMPLSDALWERNGVQYLRPEIQLLYKAKGDRPKDRADLETVLPRLEASRRSWFVDALHRTDPRHPWLTALGTS